In Persicimonas caeni, a single window of DNA contains:
- a CDS encoding NAD(P)-dependent alcohol dehydrogenase produces the protein MKAATYDTYGAPDVLTIEEVDTPTVGAHEVLVQVLASPVTQGDRRVRAADYPGILKVPGCMMTGLFRPSQRVPGTNFAGKVVAVGAEITRFGVGDDVYGACDFGAYAEYLCVAEDSAVAPMPKNISYERASTLPYGAVTALTFLRDLADVRPGERVLIVGAAGGVGRMAVSLAKQFGAEVTGVCRGADFEMVRSLGADHLIDYTFEDFRQKDGRWDVIFDTSGTASFSSCRASLTPNGRFMSLYLQFTLLMHMLLTAVIGGPRALFAIALPSAEKLDEVRDIVEEHDVRPELDRCFPLEQIRDAHARVEDDRPRGDVVVSGAATHCC, from the coding sequence ATGAAAGCAGCGACCTACGATACCTACGGAGCCCCCGATGTCCTCACCATCGAGGAAGTCGACACCCCCACCGTCGGCGCTCACGAGGTGCTGGTGCAGGTTCTTGCGAGTCCGGTCACGCAAGGCGACCGCCGGGTGCGCGCAGCGGACTACCCGGGCATCTTGAAAGTGCCCGGATGTATGATGACGGGACTCTTCCGGCCGAGCCAACGCGTCCCCGGCACGAACTTCGCCGGCAAAGTCGTCGCTGTGGGAGCCGAGATCACCCGCTTTGGAGTGGGCGACGACGTCTACGGGGCGTGCGACTTCGGCGCCTACGCCGAGTATCTGTGCGTCGCCGAGGACAGCGCGGTCGCGCCGATGCCGAAGAACATAAGCTACGAAAGGGCGTCCACCCTGCCCTACGGCGCAGTCACCGCGTTGACCTTCCTGCGCGACCTCGCCGACGTCCGACCCGGCGAACGCGTGTTGATTGTCGGCGCGGCCGGCGGCGTGGGACGCATGGCCGTCTCCCTCGCCAAGCAGTTCGGCGCCGAGGTGACCGGCGTGTGCCGCGGCGCGGACTTCGAGATGGTGCGCAGCCTCGGCGCCGACCATCTGATTGACTACACGTTCGAGGACTTTCGGCAAAAGGATGGACGCTGGGACGTCATCTTCGACACGTCCGGCACGGCGAGCTTTTCGAGTTGCCGCGCCTCGCTCACCCCAAACGGCCGGTTTATGTCGCTGTATCTGCAATTCACGTTGCTCATGCACATGCTCCTAACCGCCGTCATCGGCGGGCCTCGAGCCCTCTTCGCCATCGCCCTGCCGAGCGCAGAGAAGCTCGACGAGGTGCGCGACATCGTCGAGGAGCACGACGTGCGTCCGGAGCTCGACCGCTGCTTTCCGCTCGAGCAGATCCGCGACGCTCACGCCCGGGTCGAAGACGACCGTCCACGCGGAGACGTGGTCGTGAGCGGCGCGGCGACGCACTGCTGCTGA
- a CDS encoding cation:proton antiporter — MEAAAGQFLVGLALLVVAAAVMAFVGRLARMPSIVSYLLAGLAIGPLFGWVAPAVDEQTALQTISKMGIVLLLFLVGVELSLDRIRQVGRVALAAGLGQVVFTAAGGFLLAWALGFEPMPALFIAVALTFSSTVVVVKLLDQKGDLSSLYGRIAVGIFLVQDLVVVVILTLLAGLGSPEAMTPMGLATSLGKAFSGVACLIVVALLSARYLLPRALGWAARSPRVLFMWSLAWCFGFVLAAQLLDLSLEIGAFVAGLAIAQLEVAEDLRRRIHPLMSFFIAVFFVSLGAQTEFGAAADYWVEAVVLSLFVLVGNPFIFMWIIARYGYSERTSFFTSVTVAQISEFSFIFAALGLSLGVIDAGVLSLITLVGIVTISLSAYMILYNRPLYDLLRSTGILRVFGASHNVDEEPDEDGVRGHIVVVGMNDLGRRLCRQLHEMGEQVVAVDTDAGKLEGLPCEAVIGDVDFPSTLESARMGAAKLAVSALRIETVNKLFAYRMHQMGIPCVIYGMDHWTLAHLCEAGAAQVLDGKELAARGLVAALEQTAEVRP, encoded by the coding sequence ATGGAAGCAGCGGCCGGACAATTTCTCGTGGGCTTGGCGCTCTTGGTCGTCGCGGCGGCAGTGATGGCGTTTGTCGGCCGCCTGGCGCGCATGCCCTCGATCGTCTCGTACCTCCTTGCGGGCCTGGCCATCGGCCCGCTCTTCGGATGGGTGGCCCCAGCGGTCGACGAGCAGACGGCGCTGCAGACCATCTCGAAGATGGGGATCGTGCTGCTGCTGTTCCTGGTGGGCGTCGAGCTCAGCCTCGACCGCATCCGGCAGGTCGGCCGGGTCGCGCTGGCCGCAGGACTCGGGCAGGTCGTCTTCACCGCCGCCGGCGGCTTCTTACTCGCCTGGGCGCTCGGCTTCGAGCCGATGCCCGCGCTGTTCATCGCCGTCGCGCTGACCTTCAGCAGCACCGTCGTGGTGGTGAAGCTCCTCGACCAGAAAGGCGACCTCTCCTCGCTGTACGGACGCATCGCCGTCGGCATCTTCCTCGTTCAAGACCTCGTCGTGGTCGTCATATTGACGCTGCTCGCCGGGCTGGGAAGCCCCGAGGCGATGACGCCCATGGGCTTGGCGACCAGCCTCGGCAAGGCGTTTAGCGGCGTCGCCTGCTTGATTGTCGTCGCCCTCCTCTCGGCGCGCTACCTGCTCCCACGCGCGCTGGGCTGGGCCGCCCGCTCACCGCGCGTGCTCTTCATGTGGAGCCTCGCGTGGTGCTTCGGCTTCGTGCTCGCCGCGCAGTTGCTCGACCTGTCGCTCGAAATCGGCGCCTTCGTCGCCGGGCTAGCCATCGCCCAGCTCGAGGTCGCCGAGGACTTGCGCCGGCGCATCCACCCGCTGATGAGCTTCTTCATCGCCGTCTTCTTCGTGTCGCTGGGCGCTCAGACCGAGTTCGGCGCCGCGGCCGACTATTGGGTCGAGGCCGTGGTGCTCTCGCTGTTCGTGCTCGTGGGCAATCCGTTCATCTTCATGTGGATTATTGCCCGGTACGGCTACTCCGAGCGCACCTCATTCTTCACGAGCGTGACCGTCGCCCAGATCAGCGAGTTCTCGTTCATCTTCGCCGCGCTCGGGCTCAGCCTCGGCGTGATCGACGCGGGCGTGCTCTCGCTCATCACCCTGGTGGGCATCGTCACCATCAGCTTGTCGGCGTATATGATCCTCTACAACCGCCCGCTCTACGACTTGCTCCGCTCCACCGGCATACTCCGCGTCTTCGGCGCCTCCCACAATGTCGACGAGGAGCCCGACGAAGACGGCGTTCGCGGCCACATCGTCGTGGTGGGCATGAACGACCTCGGCAGACGCCTGTGCCGGCAGCTCCACGAGATGGGCGAGCAGGTCGTCGCCGTCGACACCGACGCGGGCAAACTCGAAGGCTTGCCCTGCGAAGCCGTCATCGGAGACGTCGACTTCCCCTCGACCCTCGAAAGCGCACGCATGGGCGCTGCCAAGCTGGCCGTCAGCGCGCTTCGCATCGAGACGGTCAACAAGCTCTTCGCTTACCGCATGCACCAGATGGGCATCCCGTGCGTGATCTACGGGATGGACCACTGGACGCTCGCTCACCTGTGCGAAGCGGGCGCCGCGCAGGTACTAGACGGAAAAGAGCTGGCGGCCCGAGGCCTCGTCGCCGCGCTCGAACAAACGGCGGAGGTGCGCCCATGA
- a CDS encoding vWA domain-containing protein, with the protein MKRTVMMALMLVAILGLATSASAKQAAKPAPKASAGGTLDLEAALSHGYVPAKADKTIHARIQVRADDAKAKERAPMNLAVVIDHSGSMAGGRLDQAKQAAHTLVDRLGESDRLAVVSYGNHVTTNMNSVFVTEANKEKLHAAISSIRLRGSTNLAGGFEKGASIVGEHPTDDSINRVVLLSDGHANIGAKTPHALGKLASKYLEKGVSVSTMGIGLDYNEKLMAEMAKQGAGNYYFVEDEKKLAKIFAQEFETLSQVVARDAKLVLDIGAGVELLDLHGFPYTNKRGKVTVKLGDFYARQHKDIMLDLSVSPRGEVRRDVVTARLEFADVTKSNKRVHSKATLAAVGSDDQKQLAQVDKSVMRRVEQINYAKSVAKATDAYEKGDRKEAEKILADQQKRLKDAQNSYEFDADKVSEKVAELEEQKKEMKRSRSSSSKSGKRLKKSSRKKMLDVMQSAEAF; encoded by the coding sequence ATGAAGCGCACGGTGATGATGGCATTGATGTTGGTGGCGATTTTGGGCTTGGCGACCTCGGCGAGCGCCAAGCAGGCGGCAAAGCCCGCGCCGAAGGCGTCGGCGGGTGGCACGCTCGACTTGGAGGCCGCGCTCTCGCACGGCTATGTGCCGGCGAAGGCCGACAAGACGATTCACGCGCGGATTCAGGTGCGCGCCGACGACGCCAAGGCCAAGGAGCGCGCGCCGATGAACCTGGCGGTGGTCATCGACCACTCCGGCTCGATGGCCGGCGGACGCCTCGACCAGGCCAAGCAGGCGGCGCATACGCTGGTCGACCGGCTCGGGGAGAGCGACCGACTGGCGGTGGTCAGCTACGGCAACCACGTGACCACCAACATGAACTCGGTGTTCGTGACCGAGGCGAATAAGGAGAAGCTGCACGCGGCCATCAGCTCGATTCGCCTGCGCGGGTCGACCAACTTGGCCGGCGGCTTCGAGAAGGGGGCGAGCATCGTGGGCGAGCACCCGACCGACGACTCCATCAACCGCGTGGTACTGCTGTCGGACGGCCACGCGAATATCGGCGCCAAGACCCCGCACGCGCTGGGCAAGCTCGCGTCGAAATATCTCGAGAAGGGCGTGTCGGTGAGCACGATGGGCATCGGGCTCGACTACAACGAGAAGCTCATGGCCGAGATGGCCAAGCAGGGCGCGGGCAACTACTACTTCGTCGAGGACGAAAAGAAGCTCGCCAAGATCTTCGCGCAGGAGTTCGAGACGCTCTCGCAGGTGGTCGCCCGCGACGCCAAGCTCGTGCTCGACATCGGCGCCGGCGTCGAGCTGCTCGACCTGCACGGCTTCCCCTACACGAACAAGCGCGGCAAGGTGACCGTCAAGCTGGGCGACTTCTACGCCCGCCAGCACAAAGACATCATGCTCGACCTGTCGGTCAGCCCGCGCGGCGAGGTTCGACGTGACGTCGTCACCGCGCGCCTCGAGTTCGCCGACGTGACCAAGTCGAATAAGCGTGTCCACTCGAAAGCGACGCTCGCGGCGGTCGGCAGCGACGACCAAAAGCAACTCGCCCAGGTCGACAAGTCGGTCATGCGCCGCGTCGAGCAGATTAACTACGCCAAGAGCGTCGCCAAGGCGACCGACGCCTACGAAAAGGGCGACCGCAAGGAGGCCGAGAAGATTCTGGCCGACCAGCAAAAGCGCCTCAAAGATGCCCAGAACTCCTATGAGTTCGACGCCGACAAGGTCAGCGAGAAGGTCGCCGAACTCGAAGAGCAGAAGAAGGAGATGAAGCGCTCGCGCTCGAGCAGCTCGAAGTCGGGCAAGCGACTCAAGAAGAGCTCGCGCAAGAAGATGCTCGACGTCATGCAGAGCGCCGAGGCGTTCTGA
- a CDS encoding RNA polymerase sigma factor: MSKTVDHDTLERELLEHRDKLLGFIRTKVADPQAAEDILHDSLLKAARSLQQLDDPDKLVAWFYQIVRHAIIDRRRRQQTEAKYLEKYARDEQVAVTPDEQASLCTCLHDLIPTLKDEYQEMIEVMELGDGESEQVAQRLGISRNNLKVRRYRARNKLKERLEECCGDCAERGCLDCTCHE; this comes from the coding sequence ATGTCAAAGACGGTCGACCACGACACCCTCGAACGCGAACTCTTGGAGCATCGCGACAAGTTGCTGGGCTTTATTCGCACGAAGGTCGCGGACCCGCAGGCAGCCGAAGACATCTTGCACGACAGCCTCCTCAAGGCCGCGCGCTCGCTCCAGCAGCTCGACGATCCGGACAAGTTGGTGGCCTGGTTCTACCAGATCGTTCGCCACGCCATCATCGATCGAAGACGCCGGCAACAGACCGAGGCGAAGTACCTCGAGAAATACGCCCGCGACGAACAAGTCGCCGTCACGCCCGACGAGCAAGCCAGCCTCTGCACCTGCCTTCACGATCTCATCCCGACGCTCAAAGACGAGTATCAGGAGATGATCGAAGTGATGGAGTTGGGCGACGGCGAGTCCGAGCAAGTCGCACAGCGGCTCGGTATCAGCCGAAACAATCTCAAGGTCCGTCGCTACCGAGCACGCAACAAGCTCAAGGAGCGCCTCGAGGAGTGCTGCGGTGATTGCGCCGAGCGCGGCTGCCTCGACTGTACTTGCCACGAATAA
- a CDS encoding heavy metal translocating P-type ATPase: MTQLTDTTRTETMRIEGMNCASCVSHVEEALGEVQGVSKASVNLATERATVDYLPDKISLADLEAAVRKAGYKALAITDGAAGARGEQDARRRELIEMRRRLTVAATLTVPLLLLEMVPMLLPPVREWLTGVIATQTLWYLFFALATAVQFGPGWRFYRAGWAALRRGSPDMNTLVMIGTSAAYGYSVVATFMPSLLPAGAVHVYYEAAAVIVTLILVGKYMEAVAKGRTSQAIRKLFSLQAKTANVIRNGRETEVPIDEVRSGDVIRVRPGEKVPVDGRVVEGTSYVDESMITGEPVPVEKAAGAEVVGGTINTTGSFAFEATRVGAETVLAQIIRTVEQAQASKPQIQALADKVVAVFVPVVLVLAAITFGVWYFVGPEPALTSALVAAVSVLIIACPCAMGLATPTSIMVGTGKAAEMGVLFRKGDALQTLQEVEVVALDKTGTLTEGRPRLTDLSVGEAFDEFDVLKLAAAVEDHSEHPIARAIVDAAQSRQLHLPPVRDFEAVAGYGVRAAADGREVAVGADRFMERLGIDLRAHAVEAAKLAREGKTPFYVAVDDTVAAVMAVSDPIKPSSVATVRALHDLGLRVAMITGDNRKTAEAIARELGIEQVLAEVLPHEKAEAVARLQQDGHKVAFVGDGINDAPALAQSDVGLAIGSGTDIAIEAADVVLMSGDLNGITNAIALSKATLDNIKQNLFWAFVYNAALIPVAAGVLYPVFELQLSPMLAAGAMSLSSIFVLANGLRLRGFAASALQKSHLNTASLGTPDLRTPRRSA; this comes from the coding sequence ATGACTCAACTGACGGACACCACGCGAACTGAAACCATGCGAATTGAGGGGATGAACTGCGCGTCGTGCGTGAGCCACGTCGAAGAGGCGCTCGGCGAGGTCCAAGGAGTTTCGAAGGCATCGGTCAACCTCGCCACCGAACGCGCGACCGTCGACTACCTGCCGGACAAAATCAGCCTCGCCGATCTCGAGGCTGCCGTCCGCAAAGCCGGGTACAAAGCCTTGGCTATCACCGACGGAGCGGCCGGTGCACGCGGCGAGCAGGACGCCCGTCGACGCGAGCTAATCGAGATGCGCCGCCGACTGACCGTGGCTGCGACACTGACGGTACCGCTCTTGCTCTTGGAGATGGTGCCGATGCTCTTGCCGCCGGTACGCGAGTGGCTCACGGGCGTCATCGCCACCCAAACGCTGTGGTATCTCTTCTTCGCGCTCGCCACCGCCGTTCAATTCGGGCCGGGATGGCGCTTTTACCGCGCAGGATGGGCCGCACTTCGGCGGGGCAGTCCCGACATGAACACGCTCGTGATGATCGGAACGAGCGCTGCCTACGGCTACTCGGTGGTGGCGACCTTCATGCCGAGCCTCCTGCCTGCCGGCGCAGTTCACGTCTATTACGAGGCGGCCGCGGTCATCGTCACCCTGATCTTGGTCGGCAAATACATGGAGGCGGTCGCCAAGGGGCGCACCAGCCAGGCGATACGCAAGTTGTTCAGCCTGCAGGCGAAGACGGCTAACGTGATCCGGAACGGCCGAGAGACCGAGGTGCCGATCGACGAGGTGCGCTCCGGGGACGTCATTCGCGTGCGCCCCGGCGAGAAGGTTCCGGTCGATGGACGCGTCGTCGAGGGCACCTCCTACGTCGACGAGTCGATGATCACCGGCGAGCCGGTGCCGGTCGAGAAAGCCGCGGGGGCGGAAGTCGTCGGCGGGACCATCAACACCACCGGCAGCTTCGCCTTCGAAGCCACTCGCGTCGGCGCCGAGACGGTGCTCGCCCAGATCATTCGCACCGTCGAGCAGGCTCAGGCGTCCAAGCCCCAGATTCAGGCGCTCGCCGACAAAGTCGTGGCCGTCTTCGTGCCCGTGGTGCTCGTGCTCGCCGCGATCACCTTCGGCGTATGGTACTTCGTCGGCCCCGAGCCGGCGCTCACCTCGGCGCTCGTCGCCGCCGTGTCCGTCCTCATCATCGCCTGCCCGTGCGCGATGGGATTGGCTACGCCCACCTCGATCATGGTGGGAACCGGCAAGGCGGCCGAAATGGGCGTCTTGTTCCGCAAGGGTGACGCACTGCAAACCCTCCAGGAGGTCGAAGTCGTCGCCCTCGACAAGACCGGGACGCTGACTGAAGGCCGCCCGCGATTGACCGATCTGAGTGTCGGGGAGGCGTTCGACGAATTCGATGTATTGAAGCTGGCGGCGGCCGTCGAGGACCACTCCGAGCACCCCATCGCCCGCGCCATCGTCGACGCCGCCCAATCCCGACAGCTGCACCTCCCGCCCGTGCGCGATTTCGAGGCCGTGGCCGGCTACGGAGTACGCGCAGCGGCCGACGGGCGCGAGGTAGCCGTGGGCGCCGACCGCTTCATGGAGCGGTTGGGCATCGATCTGCGCGCCCATGCCGTCGAAGCGGCCAAGCTCGCTCGCGAGGGCAAAACGCCCTTCTACGTCGCCGTCGACGACACCGTCGCCGCGGTCATGGCCGTCTCCGATCCGATCAAGCCCTCGAGCGTGGCGACTGTGAGGGCGCTGCACGACCTCGGGTTGCGAGTCGCCATGATCACAGGGGACAACCGCAAGACCGCCGAGGCCATCGCGCGCGAATTGGGCATCGAGCAGGTGCTGGCCGAGGTTCTGCCCCACGAGAAGGCCGAGGCTGTCGCCCGGCTCCAACAGGACGGCCACAAGGTCGCCTTCGTCGGTGATGGCATCAATGACGCCCCTGCTCTGGCGCAGTCGGACGTCGGCCTGGCCATTGGCTCGGGCACCGACATCGCCATCGAGGCTGCCGATGTGGTGCTGATGAGCGGCGACTTGAACGGCATCACGAACGCCATCGCGCTCTCCAAGGCCACCCTCGACAATATCAAGCAGAACCTGTTCTGGGCCTTCGTCTACAACGCCGCTTTGATTCCGGTCGCCGCCGGTGTGCTCTACCCGGTCTTCGAGCTCCAGCTCTCGCCCATGCTCGCTGCGGGAGCGATGTCTCTGAGCAGCATCTTCGTGTTGGCAAACGGGCTGAGGCTGCGCGGATTCGCAGCCTCAGCCCTACAAAAGTCCCACCTCAACACGGCCTCGCTCGGCACGCCCGACCTCAGAACGCCTCGGCGCTCTGCATGA